In Arachis hypogaea cultivar Tifrunner chromosome 7, arahy.Tifrunner.gnm2.J5K5, whole genome shotgun sequence, the genomic window ctctttttttctcaggtactctctcctttttataaaaatttttattgtactgcataatttcttttttcttatcattcttacTTCAACATcattttaaccttatattatattatttgatttgtaataaaaataataacaaaaataattagtctggagacttttaaaagataaatattataaaggtaaaattgatattttaaaatgctaaaaaataatttataaattgtaattgattttatataatttaaagaaaaattatttttttgaaaagaaaaataaaattttagataaaaaaataattttttaaataaaaatagatttttatgtgcaaaaattaatttttttccatttaaaaatggattctttttttaaaactgattttgtatttaaaattaatttggcttattaacctaaatgaaatcttttattaatcaaactcagattttttttgttaatattaaccatatgtattcctatatattaataataaatttaaaaaaataattatatttataaattttattttaatataaatactattatataattttttattaaaatttttgactgcttcaaatatttttttcaagttctcactgtctgtactcctacgtactctcattatttattaaattagtttatactaaaaaatttggaatcacatgattattttagtcattttatataatattttagtcttatcTATATGTCTCCAAATATAATActggacattacattagtgtcctATCCATTGTATCCAAAAACAATACACACAACATAATTTTTAATGTCTCTATTCTATTGTCTTTGTTTCAGTGTCCTGTTCTATCGTGTCTCTACAAACAAACGCTATCTTACGTCTTTGGTGCCTGCACTCTGCCTGTCCGgaggttttacttttcctttacttttgtaGTAATTTCATCCGTAACTTTATTAAAGTGGTTTGTTCCTCTTCCACAAAATGAATTGAGTaacaaaacatatatataaaagatcAAGCGATTTTTCTGTAATTAAAATTGAACGTAATCTCTTCAATTAGATTAtattctttatacattttttactgaattattaatataatttttgtatttattatatatattctctgttttaacattttaatttaataaattatattttattgtctCTTGCTCTCACGACAAAAGCATTAGAGTGTGTCCGAACTGTATCTTTAAATTAAATAATCTTTTCTTAATCCTTTTCCTTCTTTTCAAGGGAAAAAAAAGGCCTAAAATTACATAGGTCATGTAGAAATAAATACATTTGCCAAAAGTCCCAACATTCCATTCTTGATTATCAAGAAATTAGTAAACACTAAACAGTTTAGAATATGTTATACTCGGTTCACATTATTTAATCAAAAACATATCTTATTAATGATTAGGATACTACTATTAGTCCATGGCCTTCTCTTATAAATGCACGTTCTAATCCGTAATAATCACCATACTAATTCTGTGATTTACCAGTAAATGGCTAAATtcaactttaaaaaattatttattttttaaattgatttttaaaatattttttaattaaatttgtttttcaaaatttttaaattaattatattagtccttctatcatttttattattaattacatcAAAATTTATTGATATGACATATTAAATGACATCACACTAACTACAGCATATACTTGGCAGTTCTAATAATTAGCtgctaatataataaatttatacaattaaattaaattaataccaaattaaagagaatttttgaggtattaaaatttctcaatttaggattaatttgatttaattttataaacttatcATGTCAATTAGAATTGCCAATTGTATATTGGGTGTCACTTAACATATCATATAAATAAACTTTGACGTCATGAACAACGGAAGTGATGAAATGTCTAATGtgatcaaacttaaaatttttgaaggatgaatttgattaaaaatattttttgaggatcaatttgaaaaaaaaaatttaagacgaATTTGACCATCAgaagtgctacacatacaagtcaaaTTTACAAGTAATTCAAATTGGCCAAATCCAACAAAAAGGACACTCACCCATACGAGCGTTTTAACAAGCACGCTACTCAACGATTTCCATAGCGCGTTTCACGTTTCTCCTCTtcatcctcctcttccttcttcttttctttcttctttgcatttctcctcctttttcttcgcgtgttttATCTTCATTGTcgtttttttattactgttgttgttgctgcatttttttcctccttctcttactattgattttgaaaacattatgtatttttttcttctttatttgattttttcctcTAAAAAAGAATtctgagaatatgaaataagaagatgaagaagaagaggcagcagaagatgaggaggaggaagaggaagagttttgaattatgcaaaacttatcagcacacaaacaccaaaaattcttaaacaatacatacccaaatattttcgtgttacacccaaatacaaaaatattttctctaatgctatttttttcttttttttcttatttcgttCTTTTAATTGAACGAATATAAGTTCATTCTCTTCCACGTAATTTTGTactattatgtgtttcttcttcttttttgtttgatttttttgttttcatttttgttaaaagagtaaaacaagaagaaatttgagaaggtaaacaagaaaaaaagataaataaaaaaagaagaagatgatgatgatgatgaaaaagaagaagaagagttttgaattatgcagaacttatcatcacacatacaccgaaaattcttaaagaatacacccaaatatctttgtgGTACActcaaatatagaaaaatattttctttaatacaaaacttttacattacatttAATTCAAACTATCAACGATGAAtaacaattttcacaaacaaaaacaacattattcacctacagaattaTAAACTGCTAATGAAAatattaactagaatcgaaccacacctcagccacttgattggatttaaaataatcaatttcgttcttGTTCAATtaacaatctgaacttgaattattcattatcttcaacaaagagataactgatgatggaggaAAATGAGgaaaaagaatgatgaaaagaaattccaatgaaaaaagaaggagaaagaagaggaggaggaggaggaggaggaggtggtgttagtgagagagtaaaataagaagaaactcgagaaggtaaaacaaaaaggaaaagatgaataagaaaaaaagaagaagaagatggtgatgatgatgaaaaaaaaaaagaaaaaacagcagaaaatgaggagaagaaagaggaagagttttgaagaTACActgaaaatttttaaacaataatatacccaaatatcttcgtgttacacccaaatttgctgcaaatatagaaaaatgttTCCTCCAATACtgcatttttttgttcttttttcttatttttttctttttttttttagttgaacgaatgtaagttcatctctttcaagtaattttgtactattatgtgtttcttcttcttctttgtttgattttttttatttttattcttgttaaaagagaataaattaccatttgtacccatgaaagatatagacgctgacaaatgtacccatataagaataaaacgaccatTGTAACCACGGAAAATGGCCTTTGTGTGCCAAGAGTACCCGGACGTTGGTTACGCAATTGGTCTATTAGGGTATTTTTGGCACACGAAAGCCATCTTCTGTGGttataattgtcgttttatttttatatggatATATTTGTTAGCGTCTGTATTTTTTTATGTGTACAAATgttaatttattatgttaaaagagtaaaataagaagaaacttgagaagataaaacaagaaaaaaaaaagataaataacaaaaaaaaaagatgatgatgaaaaagaagaaaaaaaagtagtagaagatgaggaggagggagaagaagagttttgaattatgcaaaatttatcagCATACATACatcgaaaattcttaaagaatacaCCCAattatcttcgtgttacacccaaatatctttgtgttacatccaaatttactgcaaatatagaaaaatattttcttcaacgcagaacttttacattacattcaattcaaaccatcaacgatgaaacattattcaactacaaaatcataaactactaacgaaaaaattaactagaatcgaaccacacctTAGCTACTTGATTGAAtttaaaacaataatcaatttcgttttggttcaattgataatctgaacttgaattattcatatcttcaacaacgagataaggatgagaagaagaaaaaagaaggggGGAGGGgaagaaattccaatgaaaaaagaaggagaaagaagaggaggaggatgtgGTGTTGGTGACGCCGAtaacgaaagaagaagaaggaggatgtGCAGtaacgacaaaaaaaaaaaaaacatgcgtGCATTGATTGAAAAATCTGTTAAATTAAGAGACGCGTAAAATCGATATACTAAAAAAGACACGTCTGACGTGAAATAGAATACATAGACTTATACAACTTATATGAATAAAACACTTGTATATGGAGAATAATTGTTTGACCATATATTTCCAATTAATAATATCCCATAAAAGTGCTATGTCTAAATTAAATATGGGGTGCAAGTAATACAGCATCCGCAGCTACAACAGATAATAACATACTATctttctaattttattattattaatactacactaaagatatgagaaatttttggattaataatttttaagattttttattaatataaatattaaattattattaataaataaattttattaatttatgtgtataaattttaaaaaatataagtataaattgtattaatttatgtatataaaattttagtaaatatagatataaattatatattttttgtatataaaatatctataaatataaatataaattattattaattaagtactaaataaaaataataatatttattaattatgtagtATTATTCCTACAGATATACATTAAGAGTGGATATTAGACATATTAGACAAATACGAAACTCTTAACATATGAAAATAAAACATACACAAATATAAGACAAGTAACCAACAAGATAAGTAAGACCTTAATTCTTCTCATTGTTATTTACTCAATTATTAAGTTTGCATATGTGATGTATTATATATTCTGTTCCAAATTCCAGcgtattattataaattaataattaaatgaatAACAATGAGCATGATAACCTATGTCTATGTACTTTGCAAGAATAACAGATTTCAAAGAACTGGTATCGTAGTGGCCAAACACTACAACAACAAAAAATCTGGTTATTTTagcaatttttttgaataattagaACTATTTTAACTGCTATTATATCCAAGAGAATGTCGTAATTTGAAGTGCCATTTTAAAATTAcggtaatttttaaaaaaatcactatAATTTCTATAATTAAAATGGTGATTTTCTAAACATTTAAAATGATGATTAAAAACTACCGTTATATATCTAgataaaatgataattttttaatagattAAAATGATAGTTATGAACTATCAATTGCTATTTTTATCGAATTAAACTAACatgttattttataaaataacagttgtaaattactattttttttgaAGAACAAGCAAGAGAACACTTTTTTTGGAGACCAGAtaataagtttaattttttataataatttttaagaaaatgtaAATAATTCTACCCGTACTAGTTTAAATAATCCTCATCTGAATTATCAAATTCATCATAATCATTCTCCATTTGAGAAGAACCGTGTGGCTACTTTGGATGTCACGGGAATGAGCTTGCGGAAACTTTTCAAATGCTACATTTTGGCTCACAAGATAAATATTTAGGCCTTCCTGCAATTGTGAACAAATAAAAAAACACTAGCTTTAACTACATTGAAGATAAGATATCCGAAAAACTTAATCAATGGGAGAGATCATTACTATCGACTAATGATGGAGAAGTACTTATTATTAAGGTTGTGGATTCTGCTGTGCCTATATATATCCTAAGCTGCTTCAAACTATTAGAATTATTCATTGACAACATACAAAGAAAAATGATACAATTTTGATAGGGTCAGAAGGCGAATGAAAGAAAGCTTCAGTAGATTAAGTGGGACACTGTGTGTAGAAATAAAGATCAGGAAGGATTGGGTTTTAAGGACTTGAAAGCCTTTAATTTGACAATGTTAGAAAAGCAAAGTTGGAGGATGCTAAAAAAAACTGATTTTCTGTTGCACcaaatttacaaaatcaaataCTTTTCCTATTCCCCTTTCATGAATGCTCAGATTGGTCAGAACCTTTTTTTGGGCTTGGAAAAGCATTCTTGAAGGCAGAAACAtactcaaaaaaaaattaaaatgcaaattGAACAAGGTACTCTAGTCCATTTATGAGGATGTTTAGGAGAATAATAAAGGCAGTATTTAGAGAGAACCGATGAatgttttaaataataaactaatataGATCAACTAGTTAATGCTTCCTAATGGTATATGGAATGAAGATCTAATCTATAATACTTTTCATAGATACAATAGTTCAAAAGATCTTGCAAACTCCTAAAACTGATGAACAAGACAAGCTTAtatgggaaaaagaaaaaaaagacttTTACTCGGTAAATACTGGTTATTAGATTAGCTTCTAACCTTCCATTCATCTCAGGTGtaccttttaaaactttttcaccaAAAAAAGCTATGACGTTCAATTTGGAGGCTTCAATGTCCAGCTAAGGttaggatttttttttcgaaGAGCAATTCATGGTGGCATAACTATAAGTTAGAAACTAGTTAGAATTCCCATAACCCTATCAAACTGTCCCAAATgttaaattgagaaaaaaaaaaactgttctACACTGTTTAATTACATATTAATACTCAGCTTAAGTTTGGTTAGAAATTGAAATTGCTAACATATTGGATATTATGACGAGTTGTGAAAATGATGGATCTTGAATATAAAAAACATGGGTTCAGACAATAGTGGTACACAAAAAAAATCTCTCGCTACAATAAGTAAAATAAACTATTTGTTTTTTGCGAAACATCATGTATCTTTaagaagtattttttatttatagtatCTTATACTCTACTTAGTTTTCGGATGCTTTTTCTTATAGTAACCGTGATTTATCATTTAAATTGAAATAGACCTCTTATCTAAACTTTAAAAAAGCGTAAGATTGATTTGGCatctcaaaaattaaaataaagtacaagagGCTGGCTATGATGAAATCCACCCCCTCTCCTTTTTTTTCAATCTTTATTTTGTATGTAACATTAAGCTAATTTTAAGCGGCTGAGAGCAAGGATGTTCAAATCTAAACGGATCTAAACTAAACcgtttttttaattcaattcaaaccgAAAGTCGATTAAAATCGAACTAATTTAGATTTGATTAGATcctattttttgcaaaccgctggatCGGATCAGATTTCGGATCTAATTTTCATAACCgattcaatccaatccaaactgcacaatgtgctataatattattattttattattatatttacaattatacttataacatgttcaattttttatatatttttatattattcatgtattattattattatttaataaatattttatgttcaaaatgttatttatttatttatttaaactaatctataattttatttctattgttatgttattgttggctttttaagatattgttgagacttgttatgttattgttaattatttaaaatttgatattgtgacttgttatatgtatttaatttttttaatttataaaatcgcAAAtctaatccaatccaatccaaaccgcttgaAATTTGATCGAATCGgatcagattttttttaaaaatagcatCCAATCCAAACTGCACCACAAGTAAAATTAGTGTTCAGATTAGATGAGTTTTTGACTCAAAATCGATCAAAATCGCACCGCAAACACCCTAGTTGAGAGCTAGCTGCGAGTGGTAAGttggaaagaatgagaaactgaGAAAGGTGAAATAAGAGGTTAAGAGTTGAAGAAGgtgataaaaaaaaagtattttaaaattttatgaaatttttaatggAATCAATAAAAGTGTTGCATATGTCATATATATGTTGCAtgtagaaataaataaatttgccaAAAATTCGAACATTCCATTCTTGATTATCAAGAAATTAGTAAACACTTTAGAATATGCTATACTACTTGATGTTTGGCATTTAATCAAGCCATTATACCCTTAATTATTAGGATACAGCTATTAGTCCATGGCCTTCTCTTATAAATAGATGTTCTAATCCGTAGTAATGACCATACTAATTCTATGGTAAACgccaattaaaagagaaaaaaaaaaagcctaaATCATCATTAGTAACGTCCCATAAAAGTGTTATGTCTATATCCGGTGGTGCAAGTAGTACCTCATCAGCAATAACAGGTAACATGCATACGatctcttttaattattattattacactaAATTAAAGATATTGGGAATAAACTGATAGTGGATAAGAGTCAAATATGAAGTAGTGAATAATTTAAGACCGCACAACCATATAAGTTTACATATGTAATGTATATAATGTGTCCCAATTAAGTTCCAACGTATTAATATGCAATTTCAAAGTTTAATAATTGAATGAATAACAATGAACATGATAACCTGTGTTTATGTACCCTGCAAGAATAACAGATTGCGACGAACTGGGTATTGTAGTGGGGGAAGAAGTGGAGCATGTAAGAGAACGCATTTTTTGGGGACCACATAGTAAGTTTTCAGTTCATAATTGTTTTTGAAGAAAAGAGATCAACACATTAAGGTGGAGTATACAAAGAGATTGCTGTTCCCATATTATCCCTGAAAAATATCACTAATATCAACAACTACACTCCTTATATAACTATTGAACGATTATCAACCGCCTGGGCTGTTTTCATTCCAAAAGATaacttcattttttttaactaatattttaaagaGCAATGTTATATCATCAGTAAATATTATTGTTTTTAGTAAGTAATAATTTGTATTCATTTATAGACATTTTGCATACAGAAAGTATATAATTTGTACTTTACACTTATATTTACTAAAATTTGGTACACATGAATCAATACAGTTTatatccatattttttagaatttgcaCACATAAAtgagtaaaatttatttgttaaaaaacaATTTAGTATTTATACTAGTGAGTTTCTCTATTTTAAATCACGGAAAAATATTCAATCAATCGCTTCTTGTAATGCAAGAAAGTATTTTTATACACCACATTTTTTTGCAGttttcaaatatttataaaaagatgaaaactcaggtgaagtcgacttcacgtaaatTTGAtatttgagagtcgttagatgaaaatttagtcaaatcagtcaaatcatctaaccacTCTCAGAtattaacttcacatgaagtcgactgcacctgagtttctaccTTATGAAAACTCTTATATATGTGTTTTGAAATTTGCACAGGTGCGTATAAAAGGCAGATATATAAGGCAGCGATTGCAGGGGATTGGAGTAAAGCTTTAAGATATAATATAACTGATCCTAGTCGGCTCTGTTCTGCTTTGACTAAGCAAGGAGACACAGCTCTTCACATTGCAGTGAGCATGGAACAAACCAGCTTTGTAGAAAACTTAATAGATCATATGAGTCTGGAAGACATGCAAATTCGCAAGGTAGATGGCAACACTGCCTTTTCTATGGCTGCCATTTCAGGGAACCTGCAAATTGCTAAATTACTACTTCACAAGAATCCAGGATTGGTTTGGATTAAAGGACACAAAAACATGCTTCCAATTGAATTGGCATGTTGGGCTAATCAGCCTCTTATGGTGAATTATTTGTTTGAAAATACTCGACTGGATTATTTGAACCGTCACTtatccattgaagaagacattgTTAGGGTGTTTTTCTTGGCACTTAACACCAGCAATTATAGTAAGTCAaactctccttctttctttctttcttttttttatgatatatatttatgTAAACACAAAAGTGGCAATCCTGTGACATTATAGGTGTCGCATCTTCGTTGTTGGATATGTATTCCGAACTTGCCAGGGCTGAAAACAATGATGGACTAACTACATTGGAAGTCATTGCCAAATTGCGTGAGTTTTCtcaaatctcaaatcttaaatttttattttattttattttatttattagttgtTTTAGTATTAGCCTCGGAGGGTGATGGAGCTGGATATAGAGACATTGTGCGTATGGTATTTGAGCATATGGAAGGGGAGGAGTTTGAGTGTGCAAGAATTTCAGAAGCAATGTTTGATGCAGCAAAATTAGGAAACGACATGATTTTGGAATTTATGTTTGGATACAATGCAAATTTGTTGATGGAAGTGAATTCAAAGGGGCAAAGCTTACTTCACATAGCCATTCTAAATCGACGAGTAACTACATACCAATTAATATTGAGCAAGGGTGCATACACCAATGCTATTCTGCAATTCCTTGATTTTAAGGGAAACAATATTCTTCACTATGCTGGAAagcttgtagctccagaaagatTTGGAACACCTTGTCATTCTCTACTTCTCAGTGAGGAACGATGGTTTCAGGTCAATTTACACATTAATTATTCTTAACATCTTTCATTTTAGTAAACTTATCATTCATACACGTTACTACATTTTTAGATGATTCTTCTAATTGCATTTtgaataggtttaattactctatctataattttgcgaaattttcaattaggttcctatattttttttccttttaattaggtccctgcaccaaattttttttttcaattgagtccctatacttttttttttcttttatttggatccctacaccaattttttttagttgagtccctgtacaattaagc contains:
- the LOC112701165 gene encoding uncharacterized protein, translating into MSISGGASSTSSAITDCDELGIVVGEEVEHVRERIFWGPHSAYKRQIYKAAIAGDWSKALRYNITDPSRLCSALTKQGDTALHIAVSMEQTSFVENLIDHMSLEDMQIRKVDGNTAFSMAAISGNLQIAKLLLHKNPGLVWIKGHKNMLPIELACWANQPLMVNYLFENTRLDYLNRHLSIEEDIVRVFFLALNTSNYSVASSLLDMYSELARAENNDGLTTLEVIAKLLLASEGDGAGYRDIVRMVFEHMEGEEFECARISEAMFDAAKLGNDMILEFMFGYNANLLMEVNSKGQSLLHIAILNRRVTTYQLILSKGAYTNAILQFLDFKGNNILHYAGKLVAPERFGTPCHSLLLSEERWFQEVASIVPGAFKSMKNVKGRTPEEIFYKKHKELHERAMSEQNETANNFMIIVTLVTTLAITAALTIRTNPVQGPTPILKETTWYIIFLLSIVVITTLLVFSMLFFTSVIHSPRKQKMFDQVNARHRKIAIGCLFLFLSIITITFTALCAGILIFSFFPKWIFIFIMALASVPLVFSCKIYDFVIPISLLVHKNDLF